Within Candidatus Cybelea sp., the genomic segment TAATGATACTGGTGCGTCGGCGTCTTTAGCCGCATCGCGAGCTGCTGTGACGAAGGCGCGCTCTGCGGGTTGGGATAGAGCCATACGTAGTAGGCATCTTGGTCGTTTTCGACCCGGATGTCTTCAGAGAGCGGCTGCGCGATCGGTTTCTTGCAGCTGACCGCGGCTTTATCGAAAAGGACGAACGTGGGCTGCACGTAGAGAAACGATTGCGGCGCCGTCCCCGAGAGGATCAGCGGCGTCCGCGGCGGCGGCGCGGGAGCGTCGTAGAGCGGCTCGGTGATCGCGCGATCGTGACCTGAGATGAAGAACAGATAGTCGCTGGCGGAACAGCGGTACTTCTCCGTGGCGAGATCGATGCGGTACATGCCGAAGGAGCTGTCGAATTCGACGATGCTCTCCGCTTCGTCGCCGCGCTCGAAATGGTAGACGCGGTCGAGCATCCGCCGTCCGGCGCGGTCGGTCAGACGAAGGTGCAGCGCGATCGTTGCGCCGGCAGGCGCCCGAGCAATCGAGCTGCAGAGGCCGACGTGAAGAATGACGTGCGAGAGTGCGAGCATTGAGTTACCTTAAAGCGTAAGAGCGGGCAGCGTCTGGCCCCTTCGGCCCCCGGGGCCCGGCTCCATCTCCTCCGGCGGCTCGCTCGTCTGGAGAAGGCCGCACCGTCACGACGGATAACTCCATCTATATGCCTGCTCGCGCCGTAAACGACTTTACAATTAGGGTAGCGACGGTCAACGGCTCGGGAAGCCAATCCTCCAATCTCGTGTTGACCAACGCCATCGCGCGCCTCGGAATCCCCGTGGCTCCCAAGAACGTCTTCCCGTCGAATATCGAAGGCTTGCCGACCTGGTTCGACGTGCGCATCAGCGCGCTGGGTTACCAGTGCCGCGCGCGCCACTTCGACGTACTGGTGGCGCTCAACGCCGCGACGTGGCAGCAGGACGTCGGCGGCGTGAAGTCCGGTGGTGCCGTCGTGCATGAAGAAGTGTTTCCGTGCAAGGGCGACACGCTGCGCGAGGATCTCAGCTACTACGCCGTGCCGTTTACGGCACTCGCGAAGGAGCACTTCGCGGATAAGGGCGACCTGCGCAAGTACTTGATGAATATGATCTACGTCGGCGTGGTGGCGCAGCTGCTCGAGATTCCGCTGTCGACGATCGAAGAAGCGCTGCGTACGCAGTTTCGCTCAAAGGCTGCGGCGGTCGAGCTCAATATGTCCGCCGTGCGCATCGGCGTCGACTACGTGCAGCAGAATCTGGAAAAGCACGATCCCTGGCGCGTCGTGCCGATGAGCGGCAAGATCGACGGCCTGCTGTTCATGGAGGGCAACCGCGCCGCCGCGCTCGGCTGCGTCATGGGCGGCTGCACGGTTGCGGCCTGGTATCCGATCACGCCGTCGTCGTCGCTCTGCGAATACTTCATCCAGTACTGCGATCGCTACCGCGTCGATCCGCAGACCGGCAATCGCAGCGTCGCCGTCGTGCAGGCAGAGGACGAGCTCGCCGCCGCCGGCATTGTCTTCGGTGCGGGTTGGGCGGGAGCGCGCGCGATGACGTCGACCTCGGGTCCCGGGATCTCGCTGATGGCCGAGTACGCTGGTTACGGGTATTTTGCCGAGGTGCCGGGCGTGATCTTCGACGTGCAGCGCGCCGGGCCGTCAACCGGCCTGCCGACGCGGACGATGCAGGGCGACCTCGCGTTCGCCTATACGCTCTCGCACGGCGACACCAAACACATCGTGCTGTTGCCCGCCACCGTCGCCGAGGCGTACGAGTTTGCGATGGCGGCCTTCGATCTGGCGGAGCGCTTTCAGACTCCCGTCTTCGTGCTCAGCGACCTCGATCTCGGAATGAACCCCTGGCTCACGCCGCCGCTGCAGTATCCCGAGGGTTCATTCGATCGCGGGAAGGTGCTTGGCGCCGACGACTTGGCCTCGATGAAGTCTTGGGGCCGGTACCGGGACGTCGACAAAGACGGTATCGGCTACCGCACGCTTCCGGGGACGAACCATCCTGCGGCCGGATTCTTTACTCGCGGAACCGGCCACGACGAAGAGGCCCGTTATTCCGAGATGCCCGACGTGTGGGAGCGCAATCTCGATCGCCTCAACCGCAAAACGGAGACCGCACGAACGGCGGTGCCGCCCCCGGTCGTCTCGGAGAAAAAGAGCACGAAGGTCGCGATCCTCGCGTACGGCACGACTCATCACGCCGTCGTCGAAGCCCGCGATTTCCTGCGCGATGCCGGCGTCGAAGTCAACTACCTGCGGGTGCGCGCGCTTCCGCTCCCTCCGGAGGTGGCCGCCTTCATAAAGCGTCACGACCGCGTGTACGTCGTCGAGCAGAACCGCGACGGGCAGCTCTACGGAATTCTGCGCACCGAACTTCCAACGTACCTCATCGGGCGACTGCAATCGATACGCCACTACAACGGCGTACCCATCGACGCCCATGCTATCATCGACCCGCTGTTGGCGGAGCAGCGCGAGCCGGCGGTGGTCGCGGAGTGATCCTTCGACATGCTCAGGATGACAAGGTAAAGTAATGACGGCTAACCTCAATATCATCGGCCTCGCACGGGAAGTCTACAAAGGGCTTCCGACGACGCTCTGCGCCGGGTGCGGGCACAACTCGATCACCAATCATCTGATCAAAGCGCTCTACGAGTACGGCGTCGAGCCGCATAAGCTGGCAAAGATGAGCGGCATCGGCTGCTCGTCGAAGACGCCGGCCTACTTCGTCGAACAGGCGCACGGCTTCAACGGCCTGCACGGCCGCATGCCGTCGGCGGCAACCGGGGCGAAGCTCGCGAACCGGGAGCTGGTCGTGCTCGGCATCAGCGGCGACGGCGATACCGCGAGCATCGGACTCGGTCAGTACTGTCACATGATTCGGCGCAACGTCGACTGCACGTATATCGTCGAGAACAACGGCTGCTACGGGCTGACCAAAGGCCAGTTCTCCGCGACCGCCGACGTCGGCTCCACGCAGAAAGGCGGTAAGGCCAACGAGTACTCGACGATCGACGTCTGCGGTCTGGCGATCGAGCTCGGTGCAACTTTCGTCGCCCGCTCTTTCTCGGGTGACGGCAAGCAGCTCGTACCGCTGCTGCAGGCCGCGTTCTCGCACCGCGGGACGGCCATTCTCGACGTCATCAGTCCCTGCGTGACGTTCAACGACCACGTGGGCTCGACCAAGAGTTACGCCTACGTCAAGGAGCACGACATCGTTCTCCACACGGCCGACTACATCGCCGGCGGCCGCGAGATCACCGTCGACTACGAGCCCGGCACGGTCCGCGACGTCGAACTGGAAGACGGCGCGCACGTGCTGCTGCGCAAGCTCGACGTCGACTACGATCCAACCGACGAATCGAGCGCCTTGAGAACGATCCATGAGTCGCGCGAGCGGGGCGAGTTCGTCACCGGGCTGCTGTATGTCGATACGCACCAGCAAGATCTCTGCGCGCGCGAGCATATGGTGAAGCAGCCGCTCGCGACGCTCGACGAAGAGACGCTGCGCATCGGGCGCGAGGACTGGGACAAAATGATGCGTCCCCTAACGGAGACCTGAGAACGTGAAAGCACCGATTGCCGCGCTAACGGCGCTTCTCTACGCGGCGGCCCTCGAGCCGGCGTTCGCGGCGGTCGAGCACGGGCGGGTTTGGCAGGCTACGTACGTCGCCGCGTATCAGCCGACGTTCGGCCGGCAGGGCGTTCCGTATTCGGGCACGCTGAAGCTCAAATTTAACGACGGCATCGTCAGCGGTACGTATCTCGCCGAGTCGGTTCGGCCCGATCCGCTCTACGGGCGCACGATCAACGTGAGCGGAGGCGTCAGTCAGGGCCACGTCACCCTGGATTTTCGGGCATCGGGCGGTTTCACCGTGCGCGGAACGCTCGCGGGAAACGGGGAGATCTCCGGCACGGCGACGATCGGCGGCCGCTTCTACAGCTTTCTCGCTAAGGTAAAGTCCTCGCCGTAAACGTGGCAGCGATGCGCGGCATCCCGCGCGTTTGGGTCGCATTCACGTTGTTGAGCGCGACCTTTTTCATGCTGCTCGTCGACTTCTCGATCGTGAGCATCGCGCTGCCGTCGATCGAGCGCGAGCTGGGCATGCGCGCGTCACAGGGTCAGTGGATCGTGAGCACCTACGCGATTTTTCTCGCCGGATTTCTGATGCTGACGGGACGCTGCTCCGACCTCTTCGGGCGATTTCGTTTCTTCATCGCGGGGCTCGTGCTCTTTACCGTGGCATCTTTTCTCGGCGGCCTGGCGACGACTGGAGCGTTTCTGATCGCGATGCGCGCCATGCAAGGGCTCGGCGCCGCGCTCGTCAATCCGGCCGCGCTCTCCATCGTTCTCTCGATGTTTCCTTCCGGTGAGGAACGTTCGCGTGCGGTAGCGCTCTGGGGAACGATCGGAAGCCTGGGCATTGCGGCGGGAATGCTCTTCGGGGGCGTCCTCGTACAGTATCTCGGCTGGCGGTCGGTCCTGTACGTAAACGTGCCCGTGGCGCTCGCTATTCTAGCGGTGGCCCCTTCGATGCTGCCGCGCGATCGCGGCGTCGGCATGAGCGCGAAGCTCGACGTCTCCGGCGCCATCTTGCTTACCGCGTCGCTAGTAACGTTCGTGTATACGATCGAATCGATTCCCGATCGGGGACTCGGCTCGTGGCAGACGCTCGCAGGAATTGCACTGACGATCGCGCTCTCTGCGGCGTTCGCCTTGACGGAACGCCGCGCCGCCGAACCGATTCTTCCTGCGCGGCTCTTTCGTTACCCGGATCTGCTCTCCGGTGCCTCGGTCGTTTTGCTGCAGCCGCTATCGTACGCGGGCATCCTGATTTTTGCGTCGGTCTACGTTCAGCGCGTTTCGGGGTACGAGCCGCTCTTCGCGGGGCTTGCCTTTCTCCCCTCGGCGCTGCTGGTCTCGTTCGTCGCCGCGCCGTTGACGATACCGATCGCGCGCGCGATCGGAGTGCGAACGATGTGCATCGTCACCGGTATCCTGATGATCGCAGGCGAAGCGATTCTGCTGACGATGCAGCCGCACTCCTCCTACTGGAGCAGTATTTTTGCGGCCACCTGCATCGGCGGATTCGGCGGCATGCTGGCCTATCAGAGCGGTATGATTGCGGGCTTGGCGCACGTCGAGGATGCGGATGAAGGAAGCGCGTCGGCGGTGCTGAGCTTCGCGCTGCAGCTCGGCATCGGCTTCGGCGTGGCGCTCGGCGCGGCCGCCGAACAACTGCGCAGCAATGCGCTGGAGGCCGCGGGTGCGACGCCGGTTGCGGCGCTTGCCGGCGGCTTGCAGGCGTCGTTTTGGGTCTCGGTTCTCGCCGGCGTCGCGATGATCGCGGCGGCGGTCTTCGGTCTGCGCCACTCGGCGGCCGCGAGGATTCCGCTGCGTCACTACATCGCGTTCGGCAGACTCCATCATCGAATCTCGGTCAGAACGCCGTAATGGAACGGCTCGTAGCGGCGCTGCGCGGCGCGTCCTCGGTCTTCGTCCTCACCGGTTCGGGTATCTCCGCGGAGAGCGGGTTGCCGACGTTTCGCGGAATCGGCGGCCTGTGGCGAACGCACCGCGTCGAGGAGCTGGCTTCGGCGGAAGGTTTCGCCCGCGATCCAGAGCTGGTCTGGACCTGGTACAACGAGCGAAAGGCCGCGCATCAAAACGCAGAGCCCAACGCTGCGCACGCAGCGCTCGCGCGGCTCGAGCGCAAGCTCCCAGACTTTACGCTGGCAACGCAAAACGTCGACTCGCTGCATTTTCGCGCCGGATCGCAGCGAGTCGTCGAGCTCCACGGCGACTTGCGCGAAGCGCGCTGCACCCATTGCGGTGCGCGGCAAGCTCTCGATGCTGGAGGTCTGCCGCTCGATCGGATCCGTCACTCCTGCGGCGGGATGATGCGGCCGAACATCGTTTGGTTCGGTGAACCGCTTCCCCCGCAAGCTTGGTGGCGAGCTCGAGAAGCGGCTTCACGCGCCGGCGTCATTCTCGTGATCGGGACCAGCGCCGTCGTGTATCCTGCGGCCGCCCTAGCGACCAGCTACAACTCGGGCGCGTTCGTTGCCGAGATCAATCCGGAGGAGACCGCGATCAGCACGGGTGTCGACTGCGTTTTGCGCAGTTCCGCAAGCGAAGCGCTGGCGCGGATCGCGGCTGCCCTTTAGCCGGCTTCGCCCGTTCCGTAAGCGTTCGCGGCGCCTGCCTTGCGGCGCGAGAAGAGCCAATAGACGGGTAGGCCGCTTATCAGTATGGCGATTCCGACCGAGGTTTCCAGCGGCGACTTCCACATCGAATCGCCGACGACGCTCCACGCGACCGCCAAAAAGAGCAGCGTCGTGAATGGCTGCCCGGGCATTCGAAATGAGGGCGCCGCGGCCGGTCCGTCGCGCGCATCGCGATTGCGGAAGATCAGCAGCGCGATGGCGCACAACCCGAAGAAGATGTAGTCGTTGCAGGTAACGTAGGTGAGGATCTGATCGTACCGGCCGCTCACCGAGATGACGATCGCGACGAGGCCTTGCAGCACGATAGCGATGACGGGCGCGTGCGTGCGGGAGTTCACCCGGGCCAGCTGCTTGAAGAAC encodes:
- a CDS encoding 2-oxoacid:acceptor oxidoreductase subunit alpha → MPARAVNDFTIRVATVNGSGSQSSNLVLTNAIARLGIPVAPKNVFPSNIEGLPTWFDVRISALGYQCRARHFDVLVALNAATWQQDVGGVKSGGAVVHEEVFPCKGDTLREDLSYYAVPFTALAKEHFADKGDLRKYLMNMIYVGVVAQLLEIPLSTIEEALRTQFRSKAAAVELNMSAVRIGVDYVQQNLEKHDPWRVVPMSGKIDGLLFMEGNRAAALGCVMGGCTVAAWYPITPSSSLCEYFIQYCDRYRVDPQTGNRSVAVVQAEDELAAAGIVFGAGWAGARAMTSTSGPGISLMAEYAGYGYFAEVPGVIFDVQRAGPSTGLPTRTMQGDLAFAYTLSHGDTKHIVLLPATVAEAYEFAMAAFDLAERFQTPVFVLSDLDLGMNPWLTPPLQYPEGSFDRGKVLGADDLASMKSWGRYRDVDKDGIGYRTLPGTNHPAAGFFTRGTGHDEEARYSEMPDVWERNLDRLNRKTETARTAVPPPVVSEKKSTKVAILAYGTTHHAVVEARDFLRDAGVEVNYLRVRALPLPPEVAAFIKRHDRVYVVEQNRDGQLYGILRTELPTYLIGRLQSIRHYNGVPIDAHAIIDPLLAEQREPAVVAE
- a CDS encoding 2-oxoacid:ferredoxin oxidoreductase subunit beta; amino-acid sequence: MTANLNIIGLAREVYKGLPTTLCAGCGHNSITNHLIKALYEYGVEPHKLAKMSGIGCSSKTPAYFVEQAHGFNGLHGRMPSAATGAKLANRELVVLGISGDGDTASIGLGQYCHMIRRNVDCTYIVENNGCYGLTKGQFSATADVGSTQKGGKANEYSTIDVCGLAIELGATFVARSFSGDGKQLVPLLQAAFSHRGTAILDVISPCVTFNDHVGSTKSYAYVKEHDIVLHTADYIAGGREITVDYEPGTVRDVELEDGAHVLLRKLDVDYDPTDESSALRTIHESRERGEFVTGLLYVDTHQQDLCAREHMVKQPLATLDEETLRIGREDWDKMMRPLTET
- a CDS encoding MFS transporter, translating into MRGIPRVWVAFTLLSATFFMLLVDFSIVSIALPSIERELGMRASQGQWIVSTYAIFLAGFLMLTGRCSDLFGRFRFFIAGLVLFTVASFLGGLATTGAFLIAMRAMQGLGAALVNPAALSIVLSMFPSGEERSRAVALWGTIGSLGIAAGMLFGGVLVQYLGWRSVLYVNVPVALAILAVAPSMLPRDRGVGMSAKLDVSGAILLTASLVTFVYTIESIPDRGLGSWQTLAGIALTIALSAAFALTERRAAEPILPARLFRYPDLLSGASVVLLQPLSYAGILIFASVYVQRVSGYEPLFAGLAFLPSALLVSFVAAPLTIPIARAIGVRTMCIVTGILMIAGEAILLTMQPHSSYWSSIFAATCIGGFGGMLAYQSGMIAGLAHVEDADEGSASAVLSFALQLGIGFGVALGAAAEQLRSNALEAAGATPVAALAGGLQASFWVSVLAGVAMIAAAVFGLRHSAAARIPLRHYIAFGRLHHRISVRTP
- a CDS encoding NAD-dependent deacylase — encoded protein: MERLVAALRGASSVFVLTGSGISAESGLPTFRGIGGLWRTHRVEELASAEGFARDPELVWTWYNERKAAHQNAEPNAAHAALARLERKLPDFTLATQNVDSLHFRAGSQRVVELHGDLREARCTHCGARQALDAGGLPLDRIRHSCGGMMRPNIVWFGEPLPPQAWWRAREAASRAGVILVIGTSAVVYPAAALATSYNSGAFVAEINPEETAISTGVDCVLRSSASEALARIAAAL